CAGCATCTAGAAAAGTTTTCTGAATAAACCTATTCGCTTCAGTATATTAATGCCAGAAGTTTTACTGATAACATTCAACATTCAGATTCAGATAACAACAACATTcactttatgaaaaaatattcattatgCTTTCATGTATTCATCACTTTTTTGCATGCAAAAAAACGTTTATGCAACTGCCACAGGCTTAAAATTATGCACTTGAGAATACACAATTGACAGGGTGTTATTatgttttctattttttcaattagtgCAAAGTAATTCTATGGActtacattatttttattttttctatctgaTTATATgttattttcatcttttcttttatttttattagctGATAAAATCATTCTTTTTTATCCCTCATATGATGAGAACAATTTAACACTCGGTACATGCAGAAAGCTTTTTCATCCAAGATTTCTAATAAATATCATCAATCTGTATCCTGTAGCAGTTCAAGATTGACCAACACACCCTAGCcaagaaacttttttcgacCAGGAAACGGtcgaaaaaagtagaaaaacgaCCGAAATCGGTCGtttctgtactttttttttatgcccTTTTTTTGCCCCTTTTTTATGGGCCCTTTATGCCCCTTTAAGCATTTTAAATACCCTAGCATTTAACAATGATAGGGCATTGTTAAATGATAGTTATGCAAGTAACGAGTTATGCACACAGATCAAAGTTGCGCCATCATCGTCGTGTTCGGAATGAGTCAACACATCAgtatatcgaagaaaaaataaaaaaaaaaaaaaatacagcaaaaaaaatgcaacGAACCATTGGTGTTGTCGCCGAATTCGTGAATGTGGAAGCCATGCAGGCCTTTCTTCAAGCCGGTTACTTCACCGGTGACCTTGACGGGATTTGAATCTCCCTGTACAGATACGCGAATGAGGACGATCAATACtcatcaaaaattttattctattattgataaaatgtatgtatttatgataaaaaatgcaaaaaaactaGGTGTGGAGCTTATTTGAAGACCcatgattgtaaaaaaaatacttacaGCTTGTTCGAAGTAAACAGTTCCCTTAACATCACCCTGCAGAACGCAAACGGCTTTCACGGTCATTTTCGTAAGATTTGTGTGTGTACGCGCAACGATATTTCGATCGAGAATGTTCACTCGGACTCGGACCGGCGATAGCCAACGATAACTTGTACTGCTTGTACTTaagatactttttttttccttttgctGAATCACGAATGATGGAGGTGTAACCGAAGAGAGTGTGCCGTGCGGAAAAACGACTGAAAATTacatttgttcttttttttcactgcgcTCTACCCGCCGCCGTTGCTATTTCCTCTTGAAGTAAACTTCAGACCGTTATTATTTAATCGTcgcgaaataaatatttctacGTCTATTCCAGCATTGAAAATAACTTTATaagtttcaaatttatatttgaacATACATGTGCTTTTAACTTGTTGTACACGAAGATTGAAGTTTGACCTTTACAATTCATTtaatataaatttaccaaatcAACCATATAGGAACACCGTGGTAGctacaaaatcgaaatttcgcGGCTCGTTTAATATTACTGCGCATGGCAGCAGCAGTGATGGTAGCGCCGGCGGCGGGTGTGCAGCAGTAGATTCAATTAACTTCGCATGATTTTTCGACAATAACGATACATAACCTCTCGCAATAACAATTCCACAATTGAACTCGATCATGTTgcataaaatttcatgagaaTTAGCAATACAAAAACAATTGTTGTGCTTAAGACTGGCTactggaaaataaattaaatatcGCAGTGTTATAATTTTAAGCGAAAAATCATTGTCAAAGGCCGATTGTATCGTACTTGAGAAAAATGAGCGTAACGAAATTGGGTTCCTATGCTAGTCGTTTTGCACATCGGCAATCACTCGTTAGAAGGTATTCGTCATCATATTTGAGTCGAACAGACTGAAATAAAAGATAACAATCTTCAttcaatgataataaaaaaaatgtatttttcagaCTCACAGCGCCAAAAATCCAACCCTTTTTCATTCTGAAGAACAATATATCGATAGGATCCGCTAAAGCAAGAGAAGACAAATTAGATGATTTAGAAAAACCGGTTCGTTTTTCCACGTCAGAAGCAGCAGCATGGGATCCTGTAGCAAGTCGTACAGGAGACACAGGAAAAGAAATGCTCTGGTATCAGCCAATTGTAGTAGCAGGCAGCACCATTATTTTCTTGATATACTTTGCCATATTCCGAGAGGAAAATgacatcgatgaaaaattatcatgGAATTTGCGTGATCACTTCACCGGTGAAACATGGACGCAGATGGAAAAATCCCAACAAATTTCTACGGAATATGCAAATAAAGGAGCCACCATTTTCAATAAGTGAAACAATTCCTGGCTCTCTTCCAAATAATATGTAGAAAATGAGTATATTTGTGAATTTGTTTGCTCCGTTTTCTCTGTTTTATTCTaagttacaaattttttaaacaactaAAGAGGGTACAGCAATTGTCCCCAAAATATATTTCTAACAATCGTAGTCCATTCGATCGAGGGGTGATAGTTTATGGTGTCTGGTATGCAACGTTTCCATGTGTCAGACCATGGTGCTGCCACAGTTGACATTATCAATACGACTGGCTTCCCAGCTTGGCAAGAATGCAGCACCAATTTAACGGCACCTAAATTTCATGATGCATTAATATAATGTTTATGTAAAATCAGTTTTTCATGAGATGTGAACTGTATCAATGTGCACCGGTATTTATGAACAATAATTTGCTGATTCGTATCAAAACTTACTACGTGTGTTACGTGATCGGAACAACCAGCTTAAAAAGGTGTAAATAGGCATAACTTGCATATAAAATCGTAGTCTCGTGAGCAAACCACCGAGTCCAATTAACATTACTCTgagctgtaaaaaaaataaacatggtTAGATACTCTCCGAGTGTTTTTCCATGGTAGTTTTTGAGctgaaatatcatttgctaGAGTTTTACTAGATTTATACACTCAAAACGAGAataccaagaaaaaaaagtctatTGTACCGTAGTAAATACTGCATAATAGACCCAAGTTGTTGGCATTAAAAATAACAGAATAGTAAAAAGAAGAGTTCCAACAAATAGTTGATCAGGTTGATACTGACAAGAGTCCACTCGTTCTCTCagcggatttttttttttgcccaaGAATAATCGAAACAATGCTGTTAATCCTCGTACTTGAATATTAAAAAGCCTGAAATTGGAAGAAATTGTGAGTAATTTGgtcaaatttattcaacgattatttgaaaattttgattttcaacattatgattgtcgaatgaaaattttttttcatacctggcagcgtatacatatatgcaGTAAGTATGAAAGCTAACTAGAGCTAGAATGTCAGCGGCTATGGATATCTGGAAAGTTACTCCGAGTCTGCCAAACAGTAAGAGAACTTTGAAGGCAAAATCCATAACAGGCTTTATAAATACAAGAAACGTCCACCACAAATGAATGTGATagagaaaaaactttccaaGCATCTTGTTAAATGAGTGATTGAGCTTCAGTCCTGCTGGAGCTCCCATTAACCAGTCAACTAGACTTTTCAACGAATCTACAACTATCTGCCAAAAGAAacaaaacttgtttttttatttattccattTTCCTCATGTTCAagtgcaaaaaaattgaaaatgatacaTTTTGATGCAtttcaacaatgaaaattgcaaTCTAAATACCTCTGCATTGTCCAGCAATATTTGAGACGGAGGTGTATCACCGATGAcaagcaataaaaatctgagaaGCAAAACTCCTAGATAGACATCCGAGATTGTGGCCAAAATATGATTTCCAGTTTTAAGggtgaattttttctcctgaATTACAGTAACAAGCATCCATTTGGTATTTTCTAACCAGCCATTGAGGTGCATCCCTAGTGTAGAATATTTCAGCATCGGTAataatttgtttgttattttagAAAGGAAGAGCACAGGATAGAGTTGCAGAAGCATGCTAGACATCAGGAGAGTTTCTCTGAATCGAGTGAACCTGGATTTCTCATTGACGCGttcttcaatcatttttttctccagtgTGCGTTTTAGTTCTTGAAAATGATTGCCGGATGGAACTCTGTGTTCAAAAAGCTCAGCTTTCAGCAGAGCTGATTGGTCGTAAACGATGAAAACTGTACGAACCGTCgaatgtgatatttttttgtgttcAACTATCACCTCTGAAAGTCGATAGTCGTAATTTGTTTTCTTATAACTagctttttcgaaattgactTGTATCCAgtcggaaatttttttctcacgaaaaccATCGTGCTCGCTCGCTCCCGAATAATAACCGATCAAATCGttgttcgatttcgttccagTCGCGGGGTCGATTTTACTTATACCAacaatgtaaaatttttttacaccgtTCTCATTATCGTATGTTACTTTACCGTACATGTAGCCCGGTCCCTCACCGCTGAAATGGCTCGGTACAAATATCACAAGACTTTTCATTATTGATCAGTTTCTTGTCTCGTCGAAACGTCAAAACTCATTTTTAGATGtctaaattatttttcaatctcatGATTGGAGTGTTCGTTGtgattttcattcgttataagactcatttcaatgaaaatgcaATTATTCTCATTGTTGTTATTGTTCAAGCGCAATCAGAGTGAAGGTTCGCCAATTTTAGGTTAAGgatgaaattataaaattgcgATGTACACTGAAATGACACATAGTATATATCTTAAAGCAGACCTCCGTGAACTTTGCTGATTGATTCAAAGATTTCTGATTTTTTGTGTGCACACTGCATATTTCCCGAAGCCTGATAAAACGGGATCGCTTTTTATCAGTTATAAAACCTATAATTCTTTCGTTGTaacaaaaaacacaaacactttgtaagaaaaaaaaccaacttTGGAAAATGAGTCAGCATTATGCGTCTACCGCCGCTGCACGTAATTGTGTAAAACCATGAATATAATTTTGGAATTTATTGTTTACAGCGTACGATTAATTAATTTATAGATTAATGAACGCGTTAAAGTGGACACCAttggtttatttttattttgctcaGGACCCACGTTTCTCTCCTGAAAATCATTAATAATAAAGAGTTATAGcgggttttttttcgtttcttttttttataaatctgTCAAGTTTACAGAAATAAAGCAGAGTGAAGCCGAGACCAAATTACACGTATGAAAACATTTCAATACAAAGGCAATCAcaggtgaaaaaaatacaaacttggctttattaaaaaatatttgttcggaattacaaaatgaaaaagaagaaataaaatataaaatcgttGGGTCAGAGGTGGTATACTGACTCACTTCACACGTTCAGTATCGGAGAGAAAGCCTGCGCACAGCCTGCgtcaagagcatggatcagtcgactaacctcacttggaatttttgaaatcgaaattctttgacacagtttgatcgattaaaaaaaggctctgtcagcctacgcagaacgatggcaaaaatcgactgacagagcctttttttaatcggtcaaactttgtcaaagaatttcgatttcgaaatttgcaaatatctctctcgcactaaTGGtcgcgatataccgactgatccatcctcttaaaatCTTTAGTTCGAGCGAACGAGACGGGACAGGACAACACAAGCTCGAATAACAGTGATAgcgtaaaaaaatatagttaatctttcaatttcgtaccgaaataaaatgaatctcACACGCAATCGCGAATTACAAAACTGTAATATTTTGACAATGCCACTTTATAAGAGAGCAGTTGTtgcacaaattttttctagGTTAATCTTAGTTTTTGGCTCTTAGAAAGTTCCACAATGCTATAGTTGATTCAAAAATGTCGAAAGCTCCATGCTTATTAGGAGCCCCTATTCTTTCCAGACCGAACCGAACGTGTAACACGCTATCAAAGAGTGCAAGATCCGTTTCATTGGGTAACTCTGATTTGATGCGATCTATTTGGCTGAAAATCCTCTCGACATGTGCATTAGAATGGGGGAGGCACAAAATCTTGAATGCAAGATTGCTCAAAAGTTTGAAGGGCTGTTGTTCTCCACTGCTGTCTCGATATTTGACCACTTCAATCCAAAACTTCTCCGTGTCCGTTGTTTCTTTCCAATTGATTGCACGAAGTTTGTCCCACTCGGATTCAATCCGACTGAGCGTCGACGGCGCACTATTTTTCTCAAAGTATGAAGCCACGTCCGTGATCGGCATTCTGTCTGATTTCAGACACTCCGATACGGagaacaaattcattttttccaacatttCGAAATCTGGGGGTAAACGCTTTTCCAGTTCTTTTTTAAGATTCACCAGAAACGAGACGCACCTTGATTTGAGACTAGCTTTGGCTTCCCCATGAATCCCATGCTCGCTGCAAGCTGTGTCCAAAGCGGAAGCCATGGCGGACGACAAATTCAAATGCCCTCGGTTATTACGCTCGTTAGTACTGATCAGCGCCGTCGATTGAACAACTCTATTGGCTATACTCGCGTAGAGCATTTTCAAGTCTGAGAGCAGTTTCGTCGGATCAGCTGTTttcgattcgaaatttctgCTCGTCTCTTGTACCGAGCCCAGTATCGGCTGCAAAAATTTGAGATAAACGAAGTAACTTTTATCCTGGTATATCTTATATAGTACGTCAGCAGTCAAACAAGAATGCTTCGATCGACTTGTTTCGAAATGGCATTCGAGTCTCTGCCACTGTGCTAAAATCCTTTCGACTACGGTATCGATCGACAGCCACCGTATCCCAGTAGCTTGCGGTATTTTCACGGGATCTTCTTCGCCGTTAATTGCGTCGTACAGTTCCGAGTACTTCAAGCGTCTCGTGGAAGAATGGGCGAACCAATTGTACGTTTCTCTGATCATGAATTCAATGTTGTTCGGCAGAGTATTTAAAGATGCTTCTGAGACTGCGAGCTGCAGAGAATGGCAGAGGcaagaaaacaatttcaggtgAGGAACGTCGAGCTTTAGTACACCATGGATGTTTAAATTGATCTCGACCATCGTCGAAGCGTTGTCGAGGCCAATGCCTTGGAGGTTTTCTAGTTTCAAATGTGCGCGATggagcatttttttaattgctcCTACGATGTCTGCGACAGTTGCGTCCTCAATTTTCGTCAAGCCCAAATACGCGGAGACGATTCTCATGCTGCTCGCACTGTAGTATCTGATCGCAATCCCAAGAATTTTATTCACTGTAATATCCGGAGATTCGTCAAGCAACAGACTGTAGTAACTGTCACCAATGTCCTTGACCAACGATTCAAAATAGTGCGACCCGAGACTCGTGATTTGATTAGTTCTTTCGATCTCGTCCACGCTCGCTTCCGAGGACGTGTTTCTCTGCAGTCGACTCGGATAATCAAAAACAGCATTCGCTTCGAGCATCGCGGCGTACGCCAGACGAGAGGGAGCGGGCTGCTCCCTCTCGTCTGGCTGTCGGTGTTGTTTTTCTCGTTGTTTTGTGACCGTGCTCACCGCCTCAGACTTATTCACCGCTCGTTTGCGACTCGCAGGTAGGTATTTATCCGCCGCGTTCCTGTGCTTGTCAGACTTTGCGTGGATCCGTAAATTATTCAGCAAGGCGACAAGTTCTACTTTGCAGTACTTGCAGAAGGCTCTGGACGGATCTTTTGTTTGTGTTAACCACCTTTTCATATCCGGGAGCTTCCGCCATTCCGGACGGAATTTATACTTCTCCCGTGAGGGCGCTAAACAAATAATTTACCCTCGTTTATGTAAATCGTTTCAGTTTcacatattttcaataattaggaaaaatttaatcatttttttgccacATATTATACAAACGTCAGTTAATGAAAccgaataatagaaaaaatttaatcagccgaataattatttcgataaaaaagtgtttgaGGCCTCAAAGAAATACTTTTCGGttaaaatatttggaaaaaagcaTTAAAGTGTAATATTCATAGTTGGCAAATGTCGTGTTGAAATGTTTCGGTTAAAATGTTATAATCTTACCAAGAGCAGGTTTGACGGGTTTCACGTGTACAGACCGATCCCCCTTCTTCGTCGTTTTCGGTGCCTCAGAGAGTGGGATTACGCCGGGTTCTGTGGTGAGACTGAACTCACTGAGCACACGAACGAATTGACTCGTTCCTGGGGCGTTGTTCATCGTTGTTGGTGCACTCCCGACATGCACGGTCGAAGAACTAACTTTGTAGTCTTGCTCTTCGCTCGAACGGGATGGATTAATTCTGTCGACGGTTGCTCGATCAGATAACGGATTTATCGGTTCTTCTATTGACAAGAGATAATCGCTTAGTGCGTTATTCTTATAGATATTTGCAAAATTATATCGGGAAGGCAATTCAGATTTCTGCCTGTTAAATAAATGACGTCAGCCGAGGGCGATCTCGCTGAAAAGTTCCCAGTCCTTTCTGTCGTTTTCACTCCATCCATTGAAATTGACTTTACTTCGATGATTCTCGGAAGCTTGCGAACTCGCGATTCAGCCTGCAGAGCATTTCACACTAAACCACCTTAAGAGTAAACTTTTCTAGGGCGGTTTCGCAATTTCCGTAATTTTCAGTGTTCTTGTGATTTTAATCTTATTACTATtaatttaatataaaattaattaaaattaaattaatataCAACTAAATTAAGGAATTTGtagatgaaaatataatatcaGTATGAAATTACGAATCTTGCATCTATTTTtaggtaaaataaattttttacaagTGCCAACTGATGTTTTCAAGTGATGTGTTCGAATCCACTTTTCATGAATTCGAACATTCGAGAGATCGGAAAAATATCGTGAGATTTgacagaatttctgaaatcTTTCTAACCAATAACATTATTTCAAGGCTCGTAATCGGTTTTTTACTGTTTATTTGATTCAGAAAACTGTGAGAATTGTTAAGCTGCACGAACGTTCTGGTTCGAGACGATAATTAAAGTAAAAACGCTTATTCCACTGTCACACAAcacgattttgtttttcaattgagCTCTTATTTTATCgcgaaactttatttttcgaaaatggaTATCGTAAAAACTCtccgtggaaaaaat
This sequence is a window from Venturia canescens isolate UGA chromosome 8, ASM1945775v1, whole genome shotgun sequence. Protein-coding genes within it:
- the LOC122415282 gene encoding uncharacterized protein, giving the protein MNNAPGTSQFVRVLSEFSLTTEPGVIPLSEAPKTTKKGDRSVHVKPVKPALAPSREKYKFRPEWRKLPDMKRWLTQTKDPSRAFCKYCKVELVALLNNLRIHAKSDKHRNAADKYLPASRKRAVNKSEAVSTVTKQREKQHRQPDEREQPAPSRLAYAAMLEANAVFDYPSRLQRNTSSEASVDEIERTNQITSLGSHYFESLVKDIGDSYYSLLLDESPDITVNKILGIAIRYYSASSMRIVSAYLGLTKIEDATVADIVGAIKKMLHRAHLKLENLQGIGLDNASTMVEINLNIHGVLKLDVPHLKLFSCLCHSLQLAVSEASLNTLPNNIEFMIRETYNWFAHSSTRRLKYSELYDAINGEEDPVKIPQATGIRWLSIDTVVERILAQWQRLECHFETSRSKHSCLTADVLYKIYQDKSYFVYLKFLQPILGSVQETSRNFESKTADPTKLLSDLKMLYASIANRVVQSTALISTNERNNRGHLNLSSAMASALDTACSEHGIHGEAKASLKSRCVSFLVNLKKELEKRLPPDFEMLEKMNLFSVSECLKSDRMPITDVASYFEKNSAPSTLSRIESEWDKLRAINWKETTDTEKFWIEVVKYRDSSGEQQPFKLLSNLAFKILCLPHSNAHVERIFSQIDRIKSELPNETDLALFDSVLHVRFGLERIGAPNKHGAFDIFESTIALWNFLRAKN
- the PIG-Q gene encoding phosphatidylinositol N-acetylglucosaminyltransferase subunit Q, with the translated sequence MKSLVIFVPSHFSGEGPGYMYGKVTYDNENGVKKFYIVGISKIDPATGTKSNNDLIGYYSGASEHDGFREKKISDWIQVNFEKASYKKTNYDYRLSEVIVEHKKISHSTVRTVFIVYDQSALLKAELFEHRVPSGNHFQELKRTLEKKMIEERVNEKSRFTRFRETLLMSSMLLQLYPVLFLSKITNKLLPMLKYSTLGMHLNGWLENTKWMLVTVIQEKKFTLKTGNHILATISDVYLGVLLLRFLLLVIGDTPPSQILLDNAEIVVDSLKSLVDWLMGAPAGLKLNHSFNKMLGKFFLYHIHLWWTFLVFIKPVMDFAFKVLLLFGRLGVTFQISIAADILALVSFHTYCIYVYAARLFNIQVRGLTALFRLFLGKKKNPLRERVDSCQYQPDQLFVGTLLFTILLFLMPTTWVYYAVFTTLRVMLIGLGGLLTRLRFYMQVMPIYTFLSWLFRSRNTRSAVKLVLHSCQAGKPVVLIMSTVAAPWSDTWKRCIPDTINYHPSIEWTTIVRNIFWGQLLYPL
- the LOC122415287 gene encoding uncharacterized protein — encoded protein: MSVTKLGSYASRFAHRQSLVRRLTAPKIQPFFILKNNISIGSAKAREDKLDDLEKPVRFSTSEAAAWDPVASRTGDTGKEMLWYQPIVVAGSTIIFLIYFAIFREENDIDEKLSWNLRDHFTGETWTQMEKSQQISTEYANKGATIFNK